From one Pristis pectinata isolate sPriPec2 chromosome 12, sPriPec2.1.pri, whole genome shotgun sequence genomic stretch:
- the mrpl43 gene encoding 39S ribosomal protein L43, mitochondrial isoform X1 produces the protein MTARGTASRFLQGVLHNGVGRYICQLKRLNIVFSGGAASSRGVREYIEEGVIDFARQNPGIVLYVTEKKCHVPKLVGEYLNGAVREESLSSKTAREVAQLIQKMATQSGLDKIRIRKPYHTDSPSVQGQWNPFINKPTALNLQDFKKD, from the exons ATGACGGCCCGGGGGACGGCCAGCCGCTTCCTGCAGGGCGTCCTGCACAACGGCGTCGGCAGGTACATCTGTCAGCTGAAGAGGCTCAACATCGTCTTCAGCGGGGGCGCTGCGAGCAGCAGAGGCGTCAG AGAGTACATTGAAGAAGGCGTGATAGATTTTGCGAGGCAGAATCCTGGGATTGTCCTCTATGTCACTGAAAAGAAGTGCCACGTTCCGAAGCTGGTCGGGGAATACT TGAATGGAGCAGTGAGAGAAGAGTCTTTAAGCAGCAAGACCGCACGGGAGGTTGCCCAGCTCATCCAGAAAATGGCCACTCAGTCGGGCCTGGACAAAATCCGCATCCGCAAACCATATCACACCGACAGCCCGAGTGTACAGGGTCAGTGGAACCCATTCATCAACAAGCCCACTGCCCTGAACCTGCAAGACTTCAAGAAAGACTGA
- the mrpl43 gene encoding 39S ribosomal protein L43, mitochondrial isoform X2, translating to MTARGTASRFLQGVLHNGVGREYIEEGVIDFARQNPGIVLYVTEKKCHVPKLVGEYLNGAVREESLSSKTAREVAQLIQKMATQSGLDKIRIRKPYHTDSPSVQGQWNPFINKPTALNLQDFKKD from the exons ATGACGGCCCGGGGGACGGCCAGCCGCTTCCTGCAGGGCGTCCTGCACAACGGCGTCGGCAG AGAGTACATTGAAGAAGGCGTGATAGATTTTGCGAGGCAGAATCCTGGGATTGTCCTCTATGTCACTGAAAAGAAGTGCCACGTTCCGAAGCTGGTCGGGGAATACT TGAATGGAGCAGTGAGAGAAGAGTCTTTAAGCAGCAAGACCGCACGGGAGGTTGCCCAGCTCATCCAGAAAATGGCCACTCAGTCGGGCCTGGACAAAATCCGCATCCGCAAACCATATCACACCGACAGCCCGAGTGTACAGGGTCAGTGGAACCCATTCATCAACAAGCCCACTGCCCTGAACCTGCAAGACTTCAAGAAAGACTGA